The Calothrix sp. PCC 7507 DNA segment AACCACAGTCAGCAAATGTACTAGGAGACAACAATTCAGTCTTGTGGTGGCTGACAGTGCGATTTGATGGCAAGGATATTGAGCGATCGCTTTAGTAAAAAAACCATTGAGTCTTTCTAGGTGAAAAGTGGTGATAAATACAGAATTCTAGGTTGTGGGTATGCAACATGGCAGCAGCGATCGCCCGAATGTTGTTAAATTAACAAAGGAAATTATGAGCAAAGCCAGGTAGCTGCAATCAACAATGGTATCTACTACTACTCCCTTCTCGGATATTCAAAACCATTGGGCACGCTTATTTATTACAGCTTTAGCCCAACGTGGTATTGTTACTGGTTTACCTAACGGCACATTTCGTCCTGATAACTCCCTCACCCGCGCTGAGTTTGCGGTTATCATCACCAAGGCATTTCCCAAAGTTCCCAAGAAGCGTCAGTATGTCTCCTTTGTTGATATTCCCGCTAATTTTTGGGCAGCTACTGCAATTAAAACAGCCTACGAAACAGGATTCATTAGCGGATTTGGGGACGATCGCTTCCGTCCCGATAACCGGATTACCAGGCTAGAAGTTATACTCTCCCTAGTCACAGGCTTGGAAATAGCTACAAAAATCAAACCAGACCTCGTATCAGTACTGCCACAAATTTATCAAGATGCGGCTCAAATTCCTGGGTATGGCAGAAATCAGGTAGCTATTGCCACTAGTTCTGGAATCGTCACCAGTTTTCCAAATGCCAAAATCCTCAATCCTAGTCTGGCAGCCACCCGCGCCGATATTGTGGTCTTTGTCTATCAAGCTTTAGTGTATTTGGGTGAAGCCCAAAAAATTCCATCTGCCTACCTTGTGGTGTATGGAACACCGACACCCACACCGACACCCACACCGATACCGACACCCACACCCATACCCACACCCACAGGAAGTGTCAAAGTCAGTCATCGCCGAGAGTTCCGGGGTGCGTGGGTGACAACTGTGTGGAATAGTGATTGGCCCTCGAAAGCGGGACTACCTGTAGCCCAACAACAAGCCGAACTGATTGAGATTATCAAAAAATTACAAGAACTCAACTTCAATGCTCTGATTTTGCAGGTGCGACCAGAAGGAGATGCTCTGTATAATTCTCAATTAGAACCTTGGAGTGCTTGGATTACGGGAACACAGGGAAAAGCACCAACACCGTTATATGATCCGTTAGAGTTTGCGATCGCCGAATGTCATAAGCGCAATATCGAACTCCATGCTTGGTTCAACCCCTACCGCGCCAAAACTAGTCTTAAAGAAGGGTCAAATGTCTATCCCCACATAGCCAAAACTAATCCCGAAGTGGTCTACCAATGGGGTAATCAACTATGGATGGACCCAGGATCAAAAATCATTCAAGACAGGGCCTACAACGTCATTACCGATGTTGTGCGTCGCTATGACTTAGATGGTATTCACCTAGATGACTATTTTTATCCCTATCCCATCGCCAACCAAGCTTTCCCCGACAGTAAAACCTATGCTGCTTACAAAGCCACTGGTGGTGGACTGGGTCTAGATGACTGGCGACGGGAAAATGTCAATCAAATGGTGTTACGTTTATCTCAGGGAATTAAAGCCACAAAATCCCACGTTAAATTTGGCATTAGTCCCTTTGGCATTTACCGGCCCGGACAACCAGCAGGAATTACCGGCTTAGATGCCTACAGTGTATTGTATGCTGACTCAAAGAAATGGCTAGAACAAGGCTGGATTGATTATATTGCACCTCAACTTTACTGGCGCACCGATCAAACACAACAAAGTTATTCTGCATTACTCAAATGGTGGACACAGGTAAACACAAAGCAAAGACATATTTACGCTGGTAACAATCTCACAGAACCAAGCAATAAGAGTAGAGAGAGTGATGAAATTGAAAAACAAATTAAAATTAGTCGCAGCGAGGCAGGACAGTTGTCATTGGGGAATATTTTCTTCAATCTCAGTGTTTTGAGAACAAATAGTCAAGCCATTGCCGATAAATTTAAAAGTGCAATTTATAATCAACCCGCACTACCTCCAACTTTAGCTTGGCAAAACGATACAACACCGCCGCCACCACCCAATAGTCTGCAAGTCAATAACCGTAAACTCAGTTGGCAATCCGGTGATAACCAGTCGGTGCGTTCTTGGGCACTTTATCGACAAAGCGGTGATGCTTGGACACTCCAACGAGTTTTATCTGCTGGGACAAACTTTGCCACTGTTGAACCTGGAACTTATGCCGTGTCTGCAGTTGATAGGTTAGCTAATGAAAGTGCAGGAGTTGTGATTTCAGTGAGTTGAGGAGATGTACACAACAACTCTCAGATAAATTTAACCTCTCAAAACCAAAAAAATTCTGAGGGGTTAAAGTTTTTGAAGTGAGGTATAAAAATATTTTTATACCCTCCTTATATGCCATACATCGTACATAGCGGCTTGCGGGGAGGGAATGAATAAAGTTTTTACGCTAACCTTTGGCTGGTTTATTTTAGAACATACTCATGAGAGTGATTATACTGGCGCTAGTTAATACTATTAAAGCGCCCATCACAATAGATTTACCAAATTGCTCTGGAGATTTTGAATTGTTCATTTTTATAGAATCCTTTGAAGGTTAAGATTCTATTAACGATATCAATAGTGGTATTATATATCCACATAACTACGGAAAAAGTTAAAGTTACGTAAACTTTCTTAGTAAGAACTGTGGTATTCACTGAAGCCAAATTGGCAAAATTGTCTAAAGCAAAAAACATTGCATCCAAAGCTAGTCAAGATGATGACGCTACTGGAAGCATCTTCTCTGGCGATTAAATTCTTAAGCATCAATTGCTACTAAGTAATTAATAAACAAATATCAGATTTCCGAGCGAGATACGTGCCTTTGTCTGTACCTAAATAGAGTAAAATAAATCTGATTAAAGATAAAAAAGCATTTGGGTAGAAAATTATCATGACAGTTTCCACGATTTCCAGAAATCAGACAGGCAATTTTGACCTAGAGCAATTAAATCAAAAATTTGAAACTGCCACTCCAAAACAGATTCTGGCATGGTCTATTGAAAATATCGCCACAGGACTGGTGCAAACCAGCGCCTTTAACGTGGATGACATGATAATTACCCACATTCTTTATAGTGAACTGAAGCATCCAGTCCCTGTAATCTTTCTCGACACTCTATTCCACTTCCCCCAAACTCTAGAACTAGTTGCTAAAACCAAAGAAGTTTACAACCTAGATTTACAAACTTATAAAACTCCAGATATCAACAGCCGCGAAGCTTTCACTGCTAAATACGGTGAAGCACTTTGGGACAAGGATATTACCCAATTCCACCACGTTACCAAAATTGAACCACTGATGAGGGGTTTAGACGAACTCAACACCATTGCGTGGATTACCGGACGTCGCCGCGACCAAGCTGTCACCCGTGCTAATATGCCCGTATTTGAGTTGGATGGCAAAGGACGCTTAAAAGTCAATCCCCTAGCTACCTG contains these protein-coding regions:
- a CDS encoding family 10 glycosylhydrolase, encoding MVSTTTPFSDIQNHWARLFITALAQRGIVTGLPNGTFRPDNSLTRAEFAVIITKAFPKVPKKRQYVSFVDIPANFWAATAIKTAYETGFISGFGDDRFRPDNRITRLEVILSLVTGLEIATKIKPDLVSVLPQIYQDAAQIPGYGRNQVAIATSSGIVTSFPNAKILNPSLAATRADIVVFVYQALVYLGEAQKIPSAYLVVYGTPTPTPTPTPIPTPTPIPTPTGSVKVSHRREFRGAWVTTVWNSDWPSKAGLPVAQQQAELIEIIKKLQELNFNALILQVRPEGDALYNSQLEPWSAWITGTQGKAPTPLYDPLEFAIAECHKRNIELHAWFNPYRAKTSLKEGSNVYPHIAKTNPEVVYQWGNQLWMDPGSKIIQDRAYNVITDVVRRYDLDGIHLDDYFYPYPIANQAFPDSKTYAAYKATGGGLGLDDWRRENVNQMVLRLSQGIKATKSHVKFGISPFGIYRPGQPAGITGLDAYSVLYADSKKWLEQGWIDYIAPQLYWRTDQTQQSYSALLKWWTQVNTKQRHIYAGNNLTEPSNKSRESDEIEKQIKISRSEAGQLSLGNIFFNLSVLRTNSQAIADKFKSAIYNQPALPPTLAWQNDTTPPPPPNSLQVNNRKLSWQSGDNQSVRSWALYRQSGDAWTLQRVLSAGTNFATVEPGTYAVSAVDRLANESAGVVISVS
- the cysH gene encoding phosphoadenosine phosphosulfate reductase: MTVSTISRNQTGNFDLEQLNQKFETATPKQILAWSIENIATGLVQTSAFNVDDMIITHILYSELKHPVPVIFLDTLFHFPQTLELVAKTKEVYNLDLQTYKTPDINSREAFTAKYGEALWDKDITQFHHVTKIEPLMRGLDELNTIAWITGRRRDQAVTRANMPVFELDGKGRLKVNPLATWTRQESWVYVAEHGVIYNPLHDQGYPSIGDEPITTKIGAGEDERAGRWRGMGKTECGIHI